ATGGTCAAAATACCCGTCATTTTCATCATAATTGATAATGAAAATTGTTTTTTTCCACATTTCAGGATCTTTGGTCAGAATATTTAAAACCTCAGAAATATACCATGCTCCATACCATGGTGATCCGGGATGATCTGAGAAGTGCTCAGGAGCTACCAGCCAGGAAACCGAGGGCAATTTTTTCTCTTCTACATCCTTACGAAACTGGAAGAGTACATCTCCTTTGGGAACAACCAGTCTTTCTCCATGTTCATCTTTTCCAATTTCCAGATTGTGATAATCGGGATCTTTTGAATTTGTTGTAAAGGCTTTTTCGTGGAGGTTTTTCTCCTGCTGGGAAAGGTTTGAATAATTATCCGGATGATATTTTACCAGATCTTCCTGAAGTTCAGTAATGATGGCCTCCAGCCTTTCTTTCCGGTTAGGTTTTTTCAGGATTTCCTGCTTTAGTGAGGCGATGATGTTGGGAATATGCTCATAGTATCCTTTTGAAAACTTAACATTAAATTTTGAAAACCATTCAATCGGATTATCTGTAAAATTACTTAGCCATGCTTCCTGTTCCCCTGATAAACCTTTTGGAAGGCTGATCTCATTTTGATAAATACGCCATGAAACATTTTGCTCCTCTAAAATTTCGGGGAAGCTTTTCCATTTTGCCTGTCTTGCTTTATCATAATCAATATCATCATTCACCACATTAGCTTTTGATTTACCATTTTGCTGTTCTCTAAGCGTTCCCGACCAATGGAAAAGTCGGTTGGGAGTGGTTCCTGTCATTGAAGAACAGAAATATTGGTCAAATATGGTAAAAGCATCTGCAAGCTGATAGTAGAATGGAAGATCTTCACGGTTGTAGTAGCCCAAGGTAAGCGGAATATTTTTATAATTTTCGTTACCCGAAGCCTTAGCCTGAAGCCATTGGTCATATTTTCCTTTATTGAATGCCTGCTGCTGGTTTTCCCACGAATGGGGAAGGGAACTCATCCATGTTGATTTGGTATTTCTCAAATCCAGACGGGCCGGAGCTGCATATTTTCCTGTATTTTCCTTTTGAAAAAAAGCGGAATGCCCATCCTGCTTAATAAAAGTCCTTTTATCCAGGAACCCACGAACTCCTTTGAGAGCTCCAAAAGCATGATCGAATGAACGGTTTTCCTGCATCAAAATAACTACATGTTCTGCATCATAAAAAGTAGACTGTGCAGCAGGTTCTATCGCTAAAGCCTTTAGAATAGCAGGGTGTAAAACATTTGAAGTTCCTAATCCAGCTAATAAAATACTTGATTTTTCTAAAAATTCTCTTCTGTCCATGATCTATCGTAATAAGAAAGAAACCGCAAGTTAATAGGATTTTCCTGCGATTTCTTTGTTTTGTGTAAAAAAAATCAGATT
This Chryseobacterium sp. G0162 DNA region includes the following protein-coding sequences:
- a CDS encoding phosphocholine-specific phospholipase C, with product MDRREFLEKSSILLAGLGTSNVLHPAILKALAIEPAAQSTFYDAEHVVILMQENRSFDHAFGALKGVRGFLDKRTFIKQDGHSAFFQKENTGKYAAPARLDLRNTKSTWMSSLPHSWENQQQAFNKGKYDQWLQAKASGNENYKNIPLTLGYYNREDLPFYYQLADAFTIFDQYFCSSMTGTTPNRLFHWSGTLREQQNGKSKANVVNDDIDYDKARQAKWKSFPEILEEQNVSWRIYQNEISLPKGLSGEQEAWLSNFTDNPIEWFSKFNVKFSKGYYEHIPNIIASLKQEILKKPNRKERLEAIITELQEDLVKYHPDNYSNLSQQEKNLHEKAFTTNSKDPDYHNLEIGKDEHGERLVVPKGDVLFQFRKDVEEKKLPSVSWLVAPEHFSDHPGSPWYGAWYISEVLNILTKDPEMWKKTIFIINYDENDGYFDHVIPFAPPLNPSQPVDINGKSGVEYVDKAQEYMSDPTLKDYEKAEGTVGLGYRVPMIIASPWTKGGFVNSEVSDHTSVLQFLEKFIMKKFNKNVHVDNISEWRRAICGDLTSAFNSPNSKAPKMDYLDQKDYAKTINAAKNKPVPQLKWYSENELKNDLLEIQERGMKPSHPLPYNFHVNLEAGKIRMTNAKENGVPLHLYDRTQLNSHHYYFSYALYSGQELSHPTRQSGSYDYEVFGPNGFFRKFKGNNIPESEIILINNASKSQVELIVKNGKKESIILENLYEKTKKTISIHKPEEKIVIDLNPFKGWYDLKVTWGEHIWHFAGRLETGKVSVSDPHWA